From one Magnetofaba australis IT-1 genomic stretch:
- the ispD gene encoding 2-C-methyl-D-erythritol 4-phosphate cytidylyltransferase: protein MTNPNTLNSAPHPHAQEAQTAPCAMVLVAAGRGSRFGGEKPKQYQSLMGHPIILKTLRALHRHPLVTDIIPVLAADDPFWPALTEALKQLPKVAKPVIGGAERQDSVRAGLEAARDAGHQWVGIHDAARPGVSTALLDRLFLARAQGDGVIPALPAQDTIKRGDAQGNIVETLDRSQIFLAQTPQVFHLPTILDAHQAAMQAGFFGTDDASLLEWAGKTVKIVEGEMRNLKITRPLDLKIVEYLLGESA, encoded by the coding sequence GTGACCAACCCCAACACTCTAAATTCCGCCCCCCACCCTCATGCGCAGGAGGCGCAGACCGCGCCATGCGCCATGGTGCTGGTGGCGGCGGGTCGCGGCAGCCGCTTCGGCGGTGAAAAGCCAAAGCAGTATCAATCCTTGATGGGACACCCCATTATACTCAAAACCCTACGCGCGCTGCACCGGCATCCGTTGGTGACGGACATCATTCCCGTGCTGGCGGCGGACGACCCTTTTTGGCCTGCGCTGACAGAGGCGCTCAAACAACTCCCCAAAGTCGCCAAGCCGGTCATTGGCGGCGCCGAGCGCCAGGACTCCGTGCGCGCTGGACTGGAAGCGGCCCGTGACGCCGGGCATCAGTGGGTCGGCATCCACGACGCTGCGCGACCCGGCGTCTCCACCGCGCTACTGGACCGTTTGTTTTTGGCGCGCGCGCAAGGGGATGGCGTTATTCCAGCGCTTCCGGCCCAGGATACCATCAAACGAGGCGATGCTCAGGGGAACATTGTTGAGACCTTGGACCGTTCGCAGATCTTTCTGGCGCAGACCCCGCAAGTGTTTCACCTACCCACCATTCTGGACGCCCATCAGGCGGCGATGCAGGCGGGCTTCTTCGGCACTGACGACGCCTCCCTCTTGGAGTGGGCGGGCAAAACGGTAAAGATCGTCGAGGGTGAGATGCGCAACCTCAAGATCACCCGACCGCTGGACTTGAAAATTGTCGAGTATCTATTAGGAGAGAGCGCATGA
- the ispF gene encoding 2-C-methyl-D-erythritol 2,4-cyclodiphosphate synthase, protein MNIRVGQGFDVHRWTDGRPLMLGGIEIPHNQGLLGHSDADVLLHAICDALLGAAGLGDIGQHFPDTDPTYKGADSRELLRACVAAVTERGWRIGNVDATVICQKPKLAPHRAAMRASIAACLGIDEDAVNVKATTTEKLGFTGRNEGVAAQAVALLETF, encoded by the coding sequence ATGAACATTCGCGTGGGCCAAGGCTTTGACGTGCACCGCTGGACGGATGGACGCCCTTTAATGCTGGGAGGGATTGAAATCCCTCATAATCAGGGCCTGCTCGGTCACTCCGACGCCGATGTGCTGCTGCACGCCATCTGCGACGCCCTGTTGGGCGCAGCGGGGTTGGGGGACATCGGTCAACACTTCCCCGATACCGACCCTACGTATAAAGGCGCCGACAGTCGGGAACTGCTGCGCGCCTGTGTGGCGGCGGTAACCGAACGCGGCTGGCGCATTGGCAACGTAGACGCCACGGTGATCTGCCAAAAGCCCAAGCTTGCTCCCCATCGCGCCGCCATGCGCGCGAGCATTGCCGCGTGTCTGGGAATTGACGAAGACGCGGTCAACGTGAAGGCCACCACCACTGAGAAATTGGGCTTCACGGGACGCAATGAAGGCGTGGCGGCACAAGCAGTGGCGCTCCTTGAAACATTCTAA